The DNA sequence TAGTTGCGCACAAGAACTATCCTGTTTAATTAGCCAGTTAAATTTTAGTATAAAGAACTCGCATTAAATTTAAAATTTCGGTGACAACAAGAAAGAACTTGATTGTAAAGAATGGTTCAACTTTTTGCTGATAGCGTCGCAAATGTGGGTGCAGTTTTATAAATTTTAGTGTTATAAAAGGCTAATTTGGTCAAATTGTCAATTTGTCATCTGTAAAAACGTAAATTTATAGTATAAATAAGGTAGTAAATTTAACCTTATTTATTACCCTTAGAGGCAAATTTAACTCAGTCCTAAAATCACCAAAGCGACTAATCAGCATCGAATCGCCGTAAAAGCTCCACTGCTCGCCGCTTGTAGCCTTGTTATTGTCGGCGCTGTTTACGCGTAGGATATAAACGTTATTCACAAAGGTGCACGTTTTTAATAATTCCTTTCGTCGTGACTCGCTAAAAAACGTGCATGCAGTAAGAACTACGGCTAGATCATGCTTGCGATCCCCCGGCAAATAATCATCTCCCTAGCCCGAAGTTCTCCGACGCATGATTCCTATTTCTTGAATACACCGCCGAGAAGTAGCCATCCAACAGTCTGTCTTTGAGTCTAGACTTTGCATATCCCTTTCTTTTTCGTATTCGCTATTTGCTAGCTCCATTATACTTTCGTGAGAGGTTTTGCTTGCAGTATCCAGCAACACTATGGCTCCCGAGTTAAATTTGATAAAATAGTCTTTTATCTTCTGTGATATCGAGCTTATCGCTATTCCCATTTTTACGCCTAGTTCTATATATTCGCTTCTTTTGGTTTCGGCGCTAAACTGGCTATCTAGGGCATTATTTAGCCGGGCTTGGACTTCTTCTTTGTCGGCATCGGCTTGTTTTAGGTTGTTTTCGGCATTTTCCAAACTGGATTCTAACTCGCGTATTCTATCGCTTCTTTGGATTATGGTCTTTTTGTACCACTCTATGTCTTTGTTTAGTTTTTCTACTTTATTGGAGTCGTCTATTTTTTGCTGAAGCTCCTCGGGAGTGTTTATGTCGTTGGCTTTCAATAGCTCTAAAATTTGAGCCTTGCTTTGATCGATGTAGTGGGAGAATTTAATTAAATTCTCTTCAATATATTCCTCTACTTTAGGTATGCTAATAATCGTTTTGATTTTTTTGATAGTTTTACCCAGGAATCCTGCGGACTCTTCGTATTCTTTGGTTTCCCTCGAGTTTTTTATGATCTCGGCTGCGACTTCCTTTGCTCTTTGCTCGATTTCCTCTTGTCGTAAAATCTCGCTTTGCACAGTAGATATATTGCTACTTAGGGTCTTTAATTCTTTGTTTTTGTCTTCCACTTGGCTCTGTCTGTTTAAAAGTTCATTGCTGGCGGTATCTATTTCGTCTTTTATAGTTTGAAGCTTGCTACTACTGATATCTATCTTGGTTTCTAGATTATTTATTTTACTTTGTGCATCTTGCATGGCTTGGTTTTGGTATACGACTACGTCTTCTGCCTTCGAGAGTTTTCTTTTTGCGGATTCCAGTCGGTCTTGGGTATCCTTGCAATGTTTTTGAATTTGGGCTAGATTTTCCTTTGCTTCGTTAGTTTTGGCTTCGATTTTTTGCAGTTCCTTTAGTTTTTGCTCAGCTAGCTTCATAGCGGCCTGAGCCTCTTTTTCTGCTTTTTCTTTTATATGCATTGTTTCTAGTGTATCATGAACGGTTTTTGAGTTTACCTTTCCTCTTACTACTTTTCCTCCGAAACTTTCTACAGCAAGATCTTGAAGTCCGGCGTCGAATTTAGAGAGCTCGGCTTTGCTCATTTTTGGTTGAAATTTTCCGGTTTCATAGTTATATCTGCCCGCCACCGACTTTTTCTTAAATTTCTTTTTAGTCTAAAAAACTTTTTTTTAAAAATACCCAGGTTAATTATTTTTAAACTACCATATTTTTCTATAAATCTTTAAGAGAGCTTATATAATATTGTAGTTTTCTGATATTTTATCTCTGATTTTTAGTTATTCAAATTTTTCTTAAATCCCTATATATAGAGAAGTAGGCGTCAAATTTACTAAATTTTTACAATGAGGTATCTAAAAGTAACATTAATTAAAAGAACTAAATATTATTCATTATCTTAATCTGCTTTTTACTCATTCCTAAGGTTCGCGACTGTATATTACCTATGTATTTACTTTATTTTTAAGGAGGCTTTATGCAAGAGGCAAACGACGGCAAAAGGCTAGCGATCGGCACCGTTGCCTTGATCCTAGCTATCGTCTTTTTCGGTGGTTTCTTAAAGGACGTCGCGGGCGGAATTTTTGATTTCGGTAAGCTAACCGGACAGTTTCCGGAGTGGTTTAAAACTGCAGGCGGCACTAGCGCAAAGGGCGGTTTTATATTTGCGCTTAGTCTGGTTCCTGCGATCATGCTAGCTCTAGGTTTCGTCGCGATATTTGAGAGATATTACGCGCTTTATGCGGCTTCGCGCTGGCTAACTCCCGTGCTAAAGCCTCTCATCGGTATCCCTGGCTGCTGCTCGATCTCGCTCATAGCCAGCACGCAAAGCACCGACGCGGGTAGCTCCACGGCGAAGTTTTTACGTCAAGACGGCAAGATCACGCACAAAGAGCTTTTGATATTTGCCGCGTTTCAGTTTAGCGCGGGCGCGATGATCACGAATTTCCTAGCGTCTTTCGCTCCGTTGCTCACGGTAGCCGATAAAAATGGAGCCCTAGCGCCTATATCTATTGCGGCGGGCCTAGGAATTATTTTGGTGTTTAAGGTATTTGGGGCAAATTTGATGAGACTTTACGTCAAAAAATTCGTAAAAGACGGGGAGACTGAAGTATGAGCGAGCAAGCTAATAATAAATTATTAACCGACGTTTTCGTAGAAGGCGCTAGGAAGGGCTGGGATATCGCCGTTCACAACACCATCCCAAACGTCCTTATGGCTTTTGTTATCATCCACATCCTAAAAGTCTCTGGCGCGCTTGACATTATAGGCAAGTATCTTGGTTTTGTTATGCTACCGCTTGGGCTTCCCGGCGAGTCGATAGCGGTCATAATGGCGGCATTTCTTAGCTGGGGCGGATCTGCCGGCGTGCTAGTGGCGCTAGTTCAGGGCGGAACCCTAACGGCTCCAGATATCGCCGTACTGATCCCAGGCATGGCGCTAGTAGGCTCTACGGTGCAGTATATGGGACGCGTACTGGGCGTGCTGGGCATCCCTGGCAAG is a window from the Campylobacter massiliensis genome containing:
- a CDS encoding coiled-coil domain-containing protein — translated: MSKAELSKFDAGLQDLAVESFGGKVVRGKVNSKTVHDTLETMHIKEKAEKEAQAAMKLAEQKLKELQKIEAKTNEAKENLAQIQKHCKDTQDRLESAKRKLSKAEDVVVYQNQAMQDAQSKINNLETKIDISSSKLQTIKDEIDTASNELLNRQSQVEDKNKELKTLSSNISTVQSEILRQEEIEQRAKEVAAEIIKNSRETKEYEESAGFLGKTIKKIKTIISIPKVEEYIEENLIKFSHYIDQSKAQILELLKANDINTPEELQQKIDDSNKVEKLNKDIEWYKKTIIQRSDRIRELESSLENAENNLKQADADKEEVQARLNNALDSQFSAETKRSEYIELGVKMGIAISSISQKIKDYFIKFNSGAIVLLDTASKTSHESIMELANSEYEKERDMQSLDSKTDCWMATSRRCIQEIGIMRRRTSG
- a CDS encoding YjiG family protein yields the protein MSEQANNKLLTDVFVEGARKGWDIAVHNTIPNVLMAFVIIHILKVSGALDIIGKYLGFVMLPLGLPGESIAVIMAAFLSWGGSAGVLVALVQGGTLTAPDIAVLIPGMALVGSTVQYMGRVLGVLGIPGKHYLVLFGICILNAYLAMFVMSLIV
- a CDS encoding nucleoside recognition domain-containing protein; the protein is MQEANDGKRLAIGTVALILAIVFFGGFLKDVAGGIFDFGKLTGQFPEWFKTAGGTSAKGGFIFALSLVPAIMLALGFVAIFERYYALYAASRWLTPVLKPLIGIPGCCSISLIASTQSTDAGSSTAKFLRQDGKITHKELLIFAAFQFSAGAMITNFLASFAPLLTVADKNGALAPISIAAGLGIILVFKVFGANLMRLYVKKFVKDGETEV